Below is a genomic region from bacterium.
GGTCTCCAACCCCGCGCTCCGCGCCTCGCGGCTGGCAAGGCTACGAGTACGTGATGGTAGGATTCAGATAGCTGTAGGTGACATCGACCAGCAAGTTGACGACGAGCACGATCGTGGCGAACAGCAGCAGCGCGCCCTGGATCACCGGATAGTCCCGACGGAGCACCGCTGCGACCGTCAGGTTCCCGACCCCCGGCAACTCGAACAGCGTCTCGGTGATGAACGCCCCGCTCATCAACACCGCGACGGCCAGGCCGATCACGGTGACAACCGAGATGACGGCGTTCCGGAAGGCGTGCTTGACGAGCACGACGGGCTCCCTGAGTCCTTTCGCGCGCGCCGTCCGCACGTAGTCAGAGTCGAGCACCTGCAGCATGCTGGCTCGCGTGATGCGGGCGATCAGGCCGGCCTGCAGCATCCCAAGCGCGAGCGCCGGCAACAGCAGGTGCTGGAGCCACGGCCCGACGCCCTCGGTCAGCGGCGCGTATCCGCCCGCCGGGAACCACCTAAGCCCGACAGCGAAGAAGAAGATCAGCAGCATCCCCGTGACGAACTCGGGCACGCACAGGCCGAATAGCGCCACGCTTGTCGTGAGCCCATCCTGCCAACTGTTTGGGTGCAACGCCGCCGCGAGTCCGAGCGGCACGCCGACGGCCACCGCGATCGGGAGGGCCACCGACGTGAGGCTGAGCGTCACGGGGAACCGCTGGACCAGCGCGTCGCTCACACTCTGCCCCAGGAAGAACGACTGTCCGAGGTCGCCGTGCGCGGCGCCGGCGACCCACGTCGCCAGTTGGACGTAGAGCGGCTTGTCGAGCCCCAAGCGGTGGTGGATCTCCGCCTTGCTCTCGAAAAGGGCTTCTTGCCCGAGAAACGCCGCCGCGGGATCGCCCGGGGTGGCATGCACGATGATGAACGACAGCACCGCCACCGCCGTCCACATCGGCACCAGCAGAACCAAGCGCTGCAGCACGTACCGCCCCACTGGGAGCTCTCACCTCACGGCAGTCAGCATCGTGCCCGCCGCCCGCTCAGGGCGTCTTCGAAACATTCCAGAACCGCGGTATCACGTAGAAGGGCCGGTATCCCTTGAGCCTGGTGCTCGTCGCCTCGGGCTCGAAGTAGTCACCGATGCGGATGACCGCCACGTCATCCCACACGAGCTGCTGTACCTTGGTCCACACCGCCTGGCGCTCCTTGAGCGGGAGCGACGTGTTCAACTGGTCCAGCAGTTGGTCCATGGTGTGGTTACAGTAGGTGTAGGCCGCGGACGATCCGCAGTGGAGCGACACACTCGTCTGAATCGGATCCAGACGCGGGGACCATCCGGTCTGGTTCATATGCCAGCCCTTCAGGCTCTGCGCGCGCTGGATTTGGGACGGCCAGTCCATCAGCTCGAGCTTGGCGTTGATCCCGGCCGCCTGCAGCTGCGCGGCGACCGCGACGGACGCCTTGTACATCCAGTCATAGTCCTGGTTGGTCAGGTAGGTGATCGGCTCGTTGTGGTACCCGGCCTCCGCCAGGAGCTGCTTGACCCGGGTCAGGTCCGGCTTGTTGTAGAACTCGGACCCGGCCGTCGTGTACCAGTTCTTCTGCTCGGGGAAGAAGATGCTGGACGACGTGCGGACGTATTCGGGCCGGCCGCCGAACGAGGTCGCGGCCAGCACCTGTCCCATGTTCAGCGATGCAATCAGGGCCTTCCTGAACGAGAGGTTGTTCATCGGCGGCTGCGAGTGGTTCAACTCGATCATGATGCCCCACTTGGGCTTGACGATCGCCACAGTGATGTTCTTCGTGGCCTCGAGCTGGGGCACACTCGTGATCGGGACCGCCTCGGCGAAATCATAGGCGCCGGTCAGCAGGCCCGCCACCCGGCTTCCTGACTCGGGGGCCGGGATGAACCCGATCTGATCCACGCACGCCACGCGCCGGCCGCCGAATCCG
It encodes:
- a CDS encoding ABC transporter permease, which codes for MGRYVLQRLVLLVPMWTAVAVLSFIIVHATPGDPAAAFLGQEALFESKAEIHHRLGLDKPLYVQLATWVAGAAHGDLGQSFFLGQSVSDALVQRFPVTLSLTSVALPIAVAVGVPLGLAAALHPNSWQDGLTTSVALFGLCVPEFVTGMLLIFFFAVGLRWFPAGGYAPLTEGVGPWLQHLLLPALALGMLQAGLIARITRASMLQVLDSDYVRTARAKGLREPVVLVKHAFRNAVISVVTVIGLAVAVLMSGAFITETLFELPGVGNLTVAAVLRRDYPVIQGALLLFATIVLVVNLLVDVTYSYLNPTITYS
- a CDS encoding ABC transporter substrate-binding protein; amino-acid sequence: MNRTRRTLVVLILTCVMGVPTALVGLGAPLAAQTDACAVSGGTIVAAMATNPPTLDPMLSTTTAARQIDVYLFETLVTYDDSYSIIPQLAAGWTTSANGLVYTFKLRGGVKFHNGQTMTAADVKASFDRYLKVAPGAAARLAPIKAVTAVDNSTLRFDLTKDFPLLPNLAMPIPQLAVLPKSIIDKYGEKEIRGQDLVGTGPYQFAEWRPDVAVRVTRFAGYQPDPRFRGATGFGGRRVACVDQIGFIPAPESGSRVAGLLTGAYDFAEAVPITSVPQLEATKNITVAIVKPKWGIMIELNHSQPPMNNLSFRKALIASLNMGQVLAATSFGGRPEYVRTSSSIFFPEQKNWYTTAGSEFYNKPDLTRVKQLLAEAGYHNEPITYLTNQDYDWMYKASVAVAAQLQAAGINAKLELMDWPSQIQRAQSLKGWHMNQTGWSPRLDPIQTSVSLHCGSSAAYTYCNHTMDQLLDQLNTSLPLKERQAVWTKVQQLVWDDVAVIRIGDYFEPEATSTRLKGYRPFYVIPRFWNVSKTP